In Mytilus galloprovincialis chromosome 1, xbMytGall1.hap1.1, whole genome shotgun sequence, the following are encoded in one genomic region:
- the LOC143074114 gene encoding uncharacterized protein LOC143074114 — MWYVKLFGLTLLSLCSGPGQNVYSYHYSGKNVIFTRSIRAAVNISELDTLGTGRRSEHEIEQDSKVISSTAASIPESTPEGESVQESTVEVESILKSIPYGESVPDSTLEDEIESESIPDGESEPESTPKGEPIQESTIAGKSGPESIPEGEPIPESTVAGKSGPESIPEGEPIPESIPEGIPIPKSISEGEPIPESVFEREPIPESIPDGEPILESAIEGETVPESTIEGEPIPESTSKGEPIPKVIPEGQPRPESAIEGQPIPESTIEGEPIPKSTIKGEPISKSIIKGEPIPESIPEGEPIPESTIEGKPIPESAIKGEPIPESIPEGEPIPESIPEGEPIPESAIKGEPIPESAIEGEPIPKFTIEGEPIPKSTIKGEPIPECILEGEPILEYSFRGESVPESILVDEPIPNSTIDDETVTESIPVGESSPESIPKGESIPESIPEGESIPESTLAGKSISESIPGGEPQPKSTIDGETVPEFIPVGESSPESIPEGESIPESTLAGQSISESIPGGVPQPKSTIDGETVTESIPVGESSHECTLEGETVPESIPEGESVSESIPGGEPIPGSIPVGKSSPESIPEGEPIPKSIPEGEPIPESIPEGEPIPVSTIDGETVPEFFPVGESSPESIPEGESIPESIPEGESIPESIPVGESSPEPTLERELVSKSISKGESVPESTLEVEYILESFHEGESVPESPLDGESVPESPFDDESVPESPFDDESVPEFEPKGHFAEPIPDWDVAMKQYKWGWDFLVYLFGIMFLLLGSYNVFNIVRLLPMQHLFSRNYFVMLNILIAVIAILRGLYLLIDAQNRNETFPIILNYFLYSTAFPCLTSAFSILFYALLLATKVQVLSTKIQKLTVLIGIIIFHFGLSIVTDIIVGLFARAQVLMLICQLFYIVWGTILFAGFLYIFTKLRKAAIRRSKISIHRGHTDRFTYQTRRTAVRRNVISVSSDYTSRKIKRGKKTKYNLNTSVKITLIAAILGLVCVLLEIYGIFGVYKIQIDNHSPEPWPYFSYQFLLRLVEFCMCFLMVYVTTQSVNFQKTSWHDIVERAYETFGCSCCTHQQNETKSFEFISPALDVNHNIDKNHEWVTPKFHEKKKKEKPSLHARFKKRFINGFGRSRSSLTTNLPDLVHGAVIQEKGNASIDLSNTCVEIHEKSQNNSIFIIEMEFNVKDIEAIKCDFPMKRSQTGDIASVDGISFVTSETFGSNLNLSAVSLMESMEIELKQAFERSFGQTSLHKSASNNSCTVGLDGSGLKDFNSESA; from the coding sequence ATGTGGTATGTAAAACTTTTTGGACTTACTCTCCTGTCTTTATGTAGTGGACCAGGACAGAATGTATATTCTTATCACTACTCAgggaaaaatgttatttttacacgGTCTATTAGAGCAGCAGTCAATATATCAGAACTAGACACTTTAGGAACTGGTAGAAGGTCTGAACATGAGATAGAACAAGATTCAAAAGTTATTTCATCAACAGCTGCATCCATACCAGAATCCACTCCTGAAGGTGAATCTGTACAAGAATCTACTGTTGAAGTTGAATCCATACTTAAATCCATTCCTTATGGTGAATCAGTACCTGATTCCACTCTTGAAGATGAAATAGAATCAGAATCCATTCCTGATGGTGAATCAGAACCAGAATCCACTCCTAAAGGTGAACCAATACAAGAGTCCACTATTGCAGGTAAATCAGGACCTGAGTCCATTCCTGAAGGTGAACCAATACCAGAGTCCACTGTTGCAGGTAAATCAGGACCAGAATCCATTCCTGAAGGTGAACCAATACCAGAGTCCATTCCTGAAGGTATACCAATACCAAAGTCCATTTCTGAAGGTGAACCAATACCAGAGTCCGTTTTTGAACGTGAACCAATACCAGAGTCCATTCCTGATGGTGAACCAATACTAGAATCTGCTATTGAAGGTGAAACAGTACCAGAATCCACTATTGAAGGTGAACCAATACCAGAATCTACTAGTAAAGGTGAACCAATACCAAAGGTCATTCCTGAAGGTCAACCAAGACCAGAATCTGCTATTGAAGGTCAACCAATTCCAGAATCCACTATTGAAGGTGAACCAATACCAAAATCTACTATTAAAGGTGAACCAATATCAAAATCTATTATTAAAGGTGAACCAATACCCGAGTCCATTCCTGAAGGTGAACCAATACCAGAATCCACTATTGAAGGTAAACCGATACCAGAATCTGCTATTAAAGGTGAACCAATACCCGAGTCCATTCCTGAAGGTGAACCAATACCCGAGTCCATTCCTGAAGGTGAACCAATACCAGAATCTGCTATTAAAGGTGAACCAATACCAGAATCTGCTATTGAAGGTGAACCAATACCAAAATTCACTATTGAAGGTGAACCAATACCAAAATCTACTATTAAAGGTGAACCAATACCAGAGTGCATTCTTGAAGGTGAACCAATACTAGAATATTCTTTTAGAGGTGAATCAGTACCAGAATCCATTCTAGTAGATGAACCAATACCAAACTCCACAATTGACGATGAAACAGTAACAGAATCCATTCCAGTAGGTGAATCATCACCAGAATCCATTCCTAAAGGTGAATCAATACCCGAATCCATTCCTGAAGGTGAATCAATACCAGAATCCACTCTTGCAGGAAAATCAATATCAGAATCCATTCCTGGAGGTGAACCACAACCAAAATCCACTATTGATGGTGAAACAGTACCAGAATTCATTCCAGTAGGTGAATCATCACCAGAATCCATTCCTGAAGGTGAATCAATACCAGAATCCACTCTTGCAGGACAATCAATATCAGAATCCATTCCTGGAGGTGTACCACAACCAAAATCCACTATTGACGGTGAAACAGTAACAGAATCAATTCCAGTAGGTGAATCATCACATGAATGTACTCTTGAAGGTGAAACAGTACCAGAATCCATTCCTGAAGGTGAATCAGTATCAGAATCCATTCCTGGAGGTGAACCAATACCAGGATCCATTCCAGTAGGTAAATCATCACCAGAATCCATTCCTGAAGGTGAACCAATACCAAAATCCATTCCTGAAGGTGAACCAATACCAGAATCCATTCCTGAAGGTGAACCAATACCAGTATCCACTATTGACGGTGAAACAGTACCAGAATTCTTTCCAGTAGGTGAATCATCACCAGAATCTATTCCTGAAGGTGAATCAATACCAGAATCCATTCCTGAAGGTGAATCAATACCAGAATCCATTCCAGTAGGTGAATCATCACCTGAACCTACTCTTGAAAGGGAATTAGTATCCAAATCCATTTCTAAAGGGGAATCAGTACCAGAATCTACTCTTGAAGTTGAATATATACTAGAATCATTTCATGAAGGTGAATCAGTACCAGAATCCCCTCTTGATGGTGAATCAGTACCAGAATCCCCTTTTGATGATGAATCAGTACCAGAATCCCCTTTTGATGATGAATCAGTACCAGAATTTGAACCTAAAGGTCACTTTGCTGAGCCTATTCCAGATTGGGATGTTGCTATGAAACAGTACAAATGGGGATGGGATTTTTTGGTCTATTTGTTTGGAATAATGTTCCTTTTACTTGGATCTTACAATGTATTTAATATTGTTCGATTACTACCAATGCAACATTTATTCAGTCGGAATTACTTTGTgatgttaaatattttgattgccGTCATAGCTATCTTGAGAGGATTATATCTTTTAATTGATGCACAAAATAGAAATGAGACATTTCCCATAATACTTAATTACTTCCTGTACAGTACAGCATTTCCATGTTTGACGTCTGCTTTTAGTATCTTGTTTTATGCATTGTTACTGGCAACCAAAGTCCAGGTGCTttcaacaaaaatacagaaaCTTACAGTTCTTATTGggataattatttttcattttgggtTGTCAATAGTTACTGACATTATTGTTGGGTTATTTGCCAGAGCACAGGTATTAATGTTAATATGTCAGCTTTTCTATATTGTATGGGGAACAATTTTATTTGCTGGATTTTTATACATATTCACAAAGTTGAGAAAAGCAGCAATACGTCGTTCAAAAATTTCCATTCACAGAGGACACACAGACAGATTTACATATCAAACTAGAAGGACGGCTGTAAGAAGAAATGTTATATCTGTTTCAAGTGACTATACTTCTAGAAAAATAAAGAGAGGGAAAAAGACTAAATATAATTTGAATACCTCAGTGAAAATTACTCTGATAGCAGCAATTCTTGGACTGGTATGTGTTCTGCTGGAAATATATGGAATATTTGGTGTATATAAGATTCAGATTGATAATCATTCTCCCGAACCATGGCCTTATTTTTCATACCAGTTTCTTTTACGATTGGTTGAattttgtatgtgttttttaATGGTATATGTAACTACACAGTCTGTTAATTTCCAAAAAACAAGTTGGCATGATATTGTTGAAAGAGCTTATGAAACTTTTGGATGTAGTTGCTGTACTCATCAGCAAAATGAAACAAAGAGCTTTGAATTCATATCACCGGCATTAGATGTGAATCATAACATTGACAAAAATCATGAATGGGTAACACCTAAGTttcatgaaaaaaagaaaaaggagaAACCAAGTTTACATGCAAGATTCAAAAAACGCTTTATTAATGGATTtggaaggtcaaggtcatcattAACAACCAATCTGCCAGATCTGGTTCATGGTGCTGTCATTCAAGAAAAAGGAAATGCTAGCATTGATCTTAGTAACACTTGTGTTGAAATCCATGAAAAATCTCAAAATAATTCTATTTTCATCATAGAAATGGAATTCAATGTAAAGGACATTGAGGCAATCAAATGTGATTTCCCAATGAAAAGATCTCAAACAGGTGACATTGCATCAGTTGACGGAATTAGTTTTGTCACTTCTGAAACTTTTGGAAGCAATTTGAATTTGTCTGCTGTGAGCTTGATGGAAAGTATGGAAATTGAATTAAAACAAGCATTTGAAAGAAGTTTTGGACAAACTAGTTTACACAAGTCTGCTTCTAACAACTCCTGCACAGTTGGTCTTGACGGTTCAGGACTAAAAGATTTTAACAGTGAATCTGCATAA